CCCGCGCATCGGGGACGTGGTCGTCGTCGCGCGCGGGTCGTGGGCGTTCAACGACGACCGCGAGGTCGGCCCGCGGGAGACGCCGAAGCGCATGATCGGGCAGCACGGCGCGATGACGGACGAGGAGACCTTCGTCCCGCTCCGGCTCGGCGGTGCGTTCCGCGCCTGACGGCGCAGGACGGTCCGATCAGGCCGGGTCCTCCGGGCGGGTGCCGAAGACGATCTCGTCCCAGCTCGGCATCGAGCGGCGGCTGCGCTTCTTGCGCTCGGGACGGCTCTCGGCCTCGGGGGCCGACGCGGGACGGGCGTCCTCGCGCTCCGGTGCGGATGCGGGCGTCGCGTCGAAGCCGGCGAGCGGGATGTCGACGACGCTGATCGAGGTGCCGCGCGGCTCGTCGCGCTGTTCCCCGAACGTCGCGGCCTCGCGCTCGCCCCGGCGGCGCCGCAGGGCCTCGAGCAGGTCGGCGGTCTCGTTCCCGGGGGAGCGCTCCTCGGCCACCGCGACACCGATGCGGGGGAGCGGCGCCCGCAGCGGACGCTCCTGGACCTCGGGGTTCGTGAGGTCCTCGTCGGGCTGCTCGACGCGGAACGCGCCGGAGTCGAAGCGGGTGCCGTCGGTGTCCTGGTGGTCGTTCTCGACGGCACGGAGGCGCGGCGCGATGCCCTCGTCCTCGGTGTGCGACAGTCGGTGCGCGTCGCCGTTGTCCGGCGTGAGCGTCGAGGTCTTCGGGTCGAAGAGCCACTGCGCGTCGTGCTCGACCTCGGCGGCGGTGTAGCGGACGCGGACGACCCAGCCCTGCTCGACGTGCTTCCACGACGCCCAGTGGACCGCGGTCGCGTCGCCGGACTCGAGCTTGGCGGTGATCGCCTCGCCGAAGGTGTCCGGCGCGTCGGTGTCGACGGGGGTGACCGGGACGCGGCGGGCGGCGTCGAGGACGAAGGCGCGCTCGGCGAGCACGGGACCCTCGAAGCGGCGGACGTACTCGACGTCGACGTCGAGCGCCGACGCGACGTCGGCCGCATCGGCGCCGCCGCGGATCCGGGCCTGCACGTCCTTCGGGGACACGCGCTTCTGCGGACCGGCCTCGGGGTTCGCCTGACGGACCTGCCCCGGCAGCGACGAGGTGACCGGCAACCGGAACTCGGTGCCGCCGTCGGTCGCGAGCAGGAGTGCCCCGGACTCGACTCCGATGACTCTCACGTCTTGCATGTTCCGCCTCCCGAGCGTTCGTACGGTCGTGCGCGTACCCGAGGAGTATGCAGCCGGCCGGGGTCGATCGCGGGGAGGCGCACGGGCGCGCCGCGGGATGCCCGGGACGGGTGGCGGGTCCGTCCGTGGCACGCGGGAATGTCCGGGTCCGGCGCCGGGTTGCACGGCCTGACGATCCCGCACCGCGTTCGGTTTGCGCTCTGCCGGGTCGTGGTGCAAACTGTCGCCGCCGATCACCGGCGACGACCTCTCGATACGAGAAATGGATGGGCATGGCCACCGATTACGACGCCCCCAGGAAGACCGACGACTCCTCCGACTCGGAGTCGATCGAAGCCCTGAAGGAGCGCGTTCCCGACAAGATGTCGGGGGTCGTCGACGATGATTCGGACAACCCCGGCAGCTTCGAGCTCGCCGGACAGGACCTCAGCGACGTCGACCTCGACGTCGTCGTGCTGCCGCCGCAGGTCGACGAGTTCACCTGCGTCGAGTGCTTCCTCGTGAAGCACCGCTCGCAGCTCGACCACGAGTCGAAGCTCGGCCCGGTCTGCGCGGAGTGCGCCGCGCTCTGAGCAGCACACCGCGTCGAGCTACGCGGAACGGCCCGCCTCCCCTCGGGGAGGCGGGCCGTTCCGCACGTCCGGGCAGTCCGCGTGGTCGACCACGCGAGCGCAGGCGGACGTGACCGGCGGGGCGGGCGCGCTCCGTGCCTCCAGGCCGGGTCGGCGGTGACCGCCTACGAACGGAGCGCCGCGACGACCGCCGACGGGTTCCGCACGCTGACCAGCCAGTACGGGGTGGGGTCCGCCGGGTCCGCGACCTCGACGCGCACGACCCCGCGCACGTACCCGCGGAAGAGCGTCCACGCACGGGCGTCGAGCTTCGGCCCGCGCTGGGTGGTGGCCTCGGCGCCCTCGAAGCCGGCGACCTCGCCGACGAGGGTCCGCGGCAGGTGCGCCTTGCCCGCGCGGAACTCGGTCTCGGTGACCTCGACGGTCGGGGCGAGCGCCCAGAGCAGCACGACGATCCCGAGGTACATGCCGATCGCGACCAGCACACCGGCGAGGACGCTGATCGGCAGGAAGACGAGGAGGCTCGCGGGGATGACGAGCGCCGTCGCCAGGTAGAGGGCGGGCGGCGCCCAGAGACGTTCGCGGTACAGGGTCACGGGACCATTCGACCACGAACCGGGGCAGGTCACGGAACGGTCACGGTCTGCACTACCCTCGTCACGTGACCGAACCAGTCGACGTCCTCTGGACCGGGGAGCACGCTCCCGGGTACGCCCACCCCGGCGACGCCGGTGCCGACCTCGTCTCGACCGAGGCGTTCGTGCTCCGTCCCGGCGAGCGACGCCTCGTGGGCACCGGGCTGCGGATCGCACTGCCCGAGGGGTACGCGGCGTTCGTGGTGCCCCGGAGTGGGCTCGCGGCGAAGCACGGCATCACGATCGTGAACGCGCCGGGCACCGTCGACGCGGGCTACCGCGGGGAGATCAAGGTCGCACTCCTCAACACCGACCAGGCCGAGCCCTACGAGGTGCACGCGGGCGACCGCATCGCCCAGCTGATCGTCATGCCGGTGCCCCGGGTGGTCTTCACACAGGTGGACGAGCTCCCCGAGAGCCGCCGCGGTGAGGGCGGGTTCGGCTCCTCGGGCTACGGTGACCGGAGCGGTGTCGCGCGCGACGCCGCCGTCGACATCCAGGAAGGGACGGGCCTATGAAGTTCGGCCGACGCAAGCGTGACGAGGTCGAGGTGGCGGAGGCCGTCGCCGAGGACGCAGAGGTCGCGGGGACGACGCCGGAGGTCGAGCTCGCAGCCGACGCCGACGCGGACCTCGACGAGGTGGACGCGGTCGCGCCCACGGACAAGTCCGCCCCGGACGACCGTGCCGCCAACGGGCCGCACGACGAGACCGAGGCGAACCTGGTGCGTCCGTACGTCGACCTCGGTGGCGTGAAGGTCCTGCCGCGCGAGGGGCTGCACCTGCGGCTCGAGGTCGAGGAGGGCTCGCAGCGCGTCGTCGCCGTCGGGCTCGACTACGACGAGTCGACGCTGCAGGTCCAGCCGTTCGCCGCGCCGCGGTCCACCGGGCTCTGGCACGAGATCCGCGCGCAGATCGCCGAGCAGATCGAGCGTCAGGGCGGCACCGTGCAGGAAGTGGACGGTCCGTTCGGCCCCGAGCTCCGCGCCCTCGTGCCGGTGGTCACGGACGGCTCGGGCGGCACCGACGGCGCGCGCCCGGCCCGCTTCGTCGGCGTCGACGGTCCGCGGTGGTTCCTGCGCGGCGTGATCGCCGGCAAGGCCGCCGAGCGTCCGGAGGACGCCGCCGAGATCGAGGAGCTGTTCCGCAGTGTCGTCGTGGTGCGCGGCACCACGCCGATGCCGCCGCGCGACCTCATCCCGCTGCACATGCCGAAGTCGACGCAGTCGGCCGTCTGACCGGCACGCCCAGACTCGAGACACGGCCAGGAGGCACGGTGCCGGACCGCGACGAGACCACCCGACCGCAGACGGGGACGCCCGGAACCGGGTCGACCGACGCATCGACGTCCGGCACGGCGTCGTCCGGAGAGGGGTCGGGGGTCGCTCCGGAGCAGCCGAGCTTCTCCGAGCAGTTCCGCGCGGCGGTGCAGAACGCCGGGATCGCCCGGGTCGCCCCGGGCGAGACACCGTCCGGCCGCGACCTGCTGAGTGCCGTCGGCGGCGTCCGCGGCCTCGCCGAGTCGATCCTGCCCGGGCTCGCGTTCCTGGTCGTCTACACGATCACGAAGGAGCTCGTCCCGAGCGTCGTGATCCCGGTGGTCGTCGGCCTGGTGTTCGTCGTGCTCCGTCTGGTGCAGCGGCAGTCGGTGACGATGTCCTTCGCGGGCATCCTCGGCGTGGCGGTGTCGGCCGGGTTGGCACTGCTGACCGGTCGCGCCGAGACGAACTTCATCCCCGGCATCGTCATCAACGCCGTCTGGCTGGTCGGACTCCTCGTCACGCTGGCCGTGCGCTGGCCGCTCATCGGCGTCGTCGTCGGCTTCCTGCTCCCCGCGAACGAGGACGGCTCGCACGTCGACTGGCGCGCCGACCCCGCGAAGCGCCGGGTGCTCACCGTCGCCACCTGGATCTGGGTCGGGCTGTTCGCGGTCCGTCTGGCGGTCGAGGTGCCGCTGTACCTGACGGCGCAGGTCGAACTGCTCGCGGGCCTCAAGCTGATCCTCGGCGTGCCGCTCTACGCCGCCGTGCTCTGGGTCACGTGGCTGCTCGTCCGGACGGTGTTCACGCGACGGGACGACGCCGCCGCGGTGTAGAGTTGTCTCGACATCGAGACAGTTTGCCGGGGGCGCAGCAGCGCCGCCGGGTTTAGGTTTGCCTTGCTGGTGGGACGTTCCGCGGCCCGCGAAGATGGGGGCACACCGATCAGTAGGGAGGCGGCACAGTGGCTGCAGTCAACAGCTTCGGCTCGAAGGACACACTGTCGGTTGGGGGTGTCGACTACGCGATCCACCGGATCGACACGGTGCCGGGGCACGAGAAGCTCCCGTACAGCCTGAAGGTGCTGCTCGAGAACCTGCTCCGCACCGAGGACGGTGCGAACGTGACCGAGGAGCAGATCCGCGCCCTCGGTTCGTGGCGGCCGGACGCCGAGCCGGACACCGAGATCCAGTTCTCGCCGGCCCGCGTGGTCATGCAGGACTTCACGGGCGTGCCGTGCATCGTCGACCTCGCCACCATGCGCGAGGCGATGGCGCAGATCGGCGGCGACCCGAACAAGATCAACCCGCTGTCGCCGGCCGAGATGGTCATCGACCACTCCGTCGTGGCCGACCTGTTCGGCCGCGAGGACGCGCTGCAGCGCAACACCGACCTGGAGTACGAGCGGAACGGGGAGCGCTACCAGTTCCTCCGCTGGGGCCAGACCGCGTTCGAGGACTTCAAGGTCGTCCCGCCGGGGACCGGCATCGTCCACCAGGTCAACATCGAGTACCTGGCGAAGGTCACGTACACGCGCGAGTTCGACGGCGAGCTCTACGCGTACCCGGACACGCTCGTCGGCACCGACTCGCACACCACGATGGTG
The Curtobacterium citreum genome window above contains:
- the sepH gene encoding septation protein SepH, which gives rise to MRVIGVESGALLLATDGGTEFRLPVTSSLPGQVRQANPEAGPQKRVSPKDVQARIRGGADAADVASALDVDVEYVRRFEGPVLAERAFVLDAARRVPVTPVDTDAPDTFGEAITAKLESGDATAVHWASWKHVEQGWVVRVRYTAAEVEHDAQWLFDPKTSTLTPDNGDAHRLSHTEDEGIAPRLRAVENDHQDTDGTRFDSGAFRVEQPDEDLTNPEVQERPLRAPLPRIGVAVAEERSPGNETADLLEALRRRRGEREAATFGEQRDEPRGTSISVVDIPLAGFDATPASAPEREDARPASAPEAESRPERKKRSRRSMPSWDEIVFGTRPEDPA
- a CDS encoding DUF4193 domain-containing protein, whose protein sequence is MATDYDAPRKTDDSSDSESIEALKERVPDKMSGVVDDDSDNPGSFELAGQDLSDVDLDVVVLPPQVDEFTCVECFLVKHRSQLDHESKLGPVCAECAAL
- a CDS encoding DUF3093 domain-containing protein — translated: MTLYRERLWAPPALYLATALVIPASLLVFLPISVLAGVLVAIGMYLGIVVLLWALAPTVEVTETEFRAGKAHLPRTLVGEVAGFEGAEATTQRGPKLDARAWTLFRGYVRGVVRVEVADPADPTPYWLVSVRNPSAVVAALRS
- the dut gene encoding dUTP diphosphatase — protein: MTEPVDVLWTGEHAPGYAHPGDAGADLVSTEAFVLRPGERRLVGTGLRIALPEGYAAFVVPRSGLAAKHGITIVNAPGTVDAGYRGEIKVALLNTDQAEPYEVHAGDRIAQLIVMPVPRVVFTQVDELPESRRGEGGFGSSGYGDRSGVARDAAVDIQEGTGL
- a CDS encoding DUF3710 domain-containing protein gives rise to the protein MKFGRRKRDEVEVAEAVAEDAEVAGTTPEVELAADADADLDEVDAVAPTDKSAPDDRAANGPHDETEANLVRPYVDLGGVKVLPREGLHLRLEVEEGSQRVVAVGLDYDESTLQVQPFAAPRSTGLWHEIRAQIAEQIERQGGTVQEVDGPFGPELRALVPVVTDGSGGTDGARPARFVGVDGPRWFLRGVIAGKAAERPEDAAEIEELFRSVVVVRGTTPMPPRDLIPLHMPKSTQSAV
- a CDS encoding DUF3159 domain-containing protein, whose amino-acid sequence is MPDRDETTRPQTGTPGTGSTDASTSGTASSGEGSGVAPEQPSFSEQFRAAVQNAGIARVAPGETPSGRDLLSAVGGVRGLAESILPGLAFLVVYTITKELVPSVVIPVVVGLVFVVLRLVQRQSVTMSFAGILGVAVSAGLALLTGRAETNFIPGIVINAVWLVGLLVTLAVRWPLIGVVVGFLLPANEDGSHVDWRADPAKRRVLTVATWIWVGLFAVRLAVEVPLYLTAQVELLAGLKLILGVPLYAAVLWVTWLLVRTVFTRRDDAAAV